One window from the genome of Methanobrevibacter thaueri encodes:
- a CDS encoding MarR family winged helix-turn-helix transcriptional regulator → MSLEEFKKIDATELPIGKLISIIAKNQSLYLNHNLEEFKINASQLHFLFEISHQKEINQDKIASRCSIDKGSVARSIKKLEDNGLVVRKVDDNNRRQNKVSLTPKGEKTLTESKKKLEEWEEYLFANNTIEKEDLQMLLKEIAVKSIELNEKEEEQNA, encoded by the coding sequence ATGTCGCTTGAAGAGTTTAAAAAGATAGACGCAACAGAACTTCCTATCGGAAAACTAATATCAATCATTGCAAAAAATCAGTCATTGTATCTGAATCACAATCTAGAGGAATTCAAAATTAACGCATCACAGCTGCATTTCCTCTTTGAAATATCACATCAAAAGGAAATAAACCAGGACAAGATTGCCTCAAGATGCAGCATTGACAAGGGATCAGTGGCAAGGTCCATTAAAAAGCTTGAGGATAACGGTCTGGTTGTAAGAAAAGTGGATGACAACAACAGACGCCAAAACAAGGTTTCACTAACTCCAAAAGGTGAAAAGACATTAACCGAATCAAAAAAGAAACTTGAGGAATGGGAAGAGTATTTGTTTGCAAACAATACAATTGAAAAAGAGGATTTACAAATGCTTTTAAAAGAGATTGCAGTTAAATCCATAGAATTAAACGAAAAAGAGGAGGAGCAAAATGCCTAA
- a CDS encoding flavodoxin: MKSLVTYYSRTNITKKLAENIANEINADIDEITPKVNYQGKMGYARGGKHAIQEKIVDLEGLKFDPSDYDVVYVGGPIWAGKAANPVISYLKQNEGKFNNVKFFLTAGASGFEGGFSQMEKYSKKPLKTLALTTKEVKKDDYDLSSFIE; the protein is encoded by the coding sequence ATGAAATCTTTAGTAACTTATTATTCAAGAACAAACATTACAAAAAAACTGGCAGAAAATATAGCCAATGAAATTAACGCTGATATCGATGAAATCACTCCCAAAGTAAACTATCAAGGAAAAATGGGATATGCACGTGGAGGAAAACATGCTATCCAAGAAAAGATTGTTGACTTGGAAGGCCTGAAATTCGACCCGTCAGACTATGATGTGGTTTACGTTGGAGGACCAATTTGGGCAGGAAAAGCCGCAAATCCAGTGATTTCATACCTAAAACAGAATGAAGGAAAATTCAACAATGTGAAATTCTTCCTAACCGCTGGAGCAAGTGGTTTTGAAGGAGGTTTCTCTCAAATGGAGAAATATTCCAAAAAGCCTCTCAAGACTCTAGCATTAACTACTAAAGAAGTCAAAAAAGATGACTATGACTTATCATCATTCATTGAGTGA